TCTGGATCTCCGGGTCGGCGGCGGCCGGGATGTGCCCTGGGAGACACGGTGGCCGCGGGTCCTCGCCGAGGTCGAGCGGCTGACCGCCGCGGGGGCGACGGTGATACAGGAACACGAGTTGAAGGGGAAGCCGGACCATGTGGTGATGGCCGACCCGGAGGGTCACGAGTTCTGCCTCGTCTGATCCCCCGCCCCTCCCATCGACGAATCGAGGCCGCAGGTGAGCGACAACATCCTGTCGGTCATACCGACCGACCCCCACTGGCAGCCCGACCCCGGGGCTGCCGACCGTACGGCCGCGGTCGTGGCCGAGCTGGTCCCGGGACTGACCGACGGCTTCGCCGATGTCCAGGTCAGCTGGCACGACGCGATCATGATCGTCGACTGCGGAGCCAACCTGGAGAGGATCGGGTGCCCGCGGTGTGCCGGATCCGTGGACCCAAACTGGTGGACCGAGCTCCTGGAGATCCGGGGGGACACCGGCCTGTCCACACTGCTGGCCCATGTCCCCTGCTGCGGCGCCGAGTTGTCGATCGACACGCTGGAGTACGAGTGGCCGTGCGGCTTCGCCCGTTTCGAGATAGCGATCTGGAACCCGGGACGTGACTGGTTCACCGGCGAGGAGCTGACCGCGCTGACCGCCGCGCTCGGCAGGCCGGTACGTCAGGTCATGGCTCATATCTGACGCCGGGCGCGAGGGCTTCGGCGGGTTCGTCGGTCACTCCGAGGCGGAGGTGTTCCACGTGGTAGAGGGCCTGGTCGAGGAGGCTCGCGACGTGGTTGTCGTGGAGGGCGTAGACGACGGAACGGCCCTGACGCGTGCCGGTGACCAGGCCGAGGTTGCGCAGCAGGCGCAGTTGGTGGGAGCAGGCCGACTGCTCCATGCCGACGGCCGCGGCCAACTCCGTCGCCGCGCAGGGCCCTTCGCGCAGGCGGGCCAGGATCAGCAGACGTGACGGGGTGGCCAGCGCCTGGAGGGTGGTCGCGACCTGCGGCGCGTTCTCCGCGGTCAGCCGGGTGCGCGGTGTCGCGTCGCTGTCCGGGGTGTTCGCTCCGTGGCCCATGGTCTCCATCCTACGGAAGGAACACATGAATACCTGTTCAAGCGTTCCTGTACGGTGAGGGCAAGACCTCCTCCTTTGAAGGACTCCTGCCGTCATGGCCTCCACCCTGACCGAACCCGCACCGTCCCGCCCCGCCCATGCCACCGCCACCACCACCCGGCGGCGCACCCGCGTGCTGGCGCTGCCCGAGGCCCGCTGGGCGGCGGTCTCCCTGGGCCTGTTCCTGATCGCACTCCCGCTTGACCTGCTAGGCGCCCCGGCATGGACCTGGGGACCGCTGTTCGCCGCCACCTACCTCACCGGCGGCTGGGAGCCCGGCTGGGAGGGCCTGAAGG
The nucleotide sequence above comes from Streptomyces sp. NBC_01716. Encoded proteins:
- a CDS encoding ArsR/SmtB family transcription factor, with amino-acid sequence MGHGANTPDSDATPRTRLTAENAPQVATTLQALATPSRLLILARLREGPCAATELAAAVGMEQSACSHQLRLLRNLGLVTGTRQGRSVVYALHDNHVASLLDQALYHVEHLRLGVTDEPAEALAPGVRYEP